Below is a genomic region from Phragmites australis chromosome 20, lpPhrAust1.1, whole genome shotgun sequence.
AGTAATCTTTAACAAAGCTAGAGATGAGAAGAAGACCGGGAGCAATTCGCAGGGACAAGATGTGCCTGTGAAAGGTGAACAGCAACCATCTGGGCAAGGCGTCTATGCAACAAAAGCATACAATTCTGTAAGAACCCTACCTTTTCCACTTCATGATTACTTTTTCCTGAGCTTTGCGACTCTTCAACAATTCTTATGGTAGTTTTTGTTGGCATAGCACAACTTGGCATTCCATCTAAGATGGCATGGTTGCACTTATGTACCGGTCACCATCATACAATCCAATTATTAtgaccaatttttttttgcgagaGAAAATACATTTCAATTCATGTTTGGCCATGTGTGATCAACCATATAGATATTTTGCATCTGTAGTTTTTTTGAACAAATTTTAGTTGTTTGTGTAATGATGGTTGTAACCAATCGTTCTGTCTGTTCGTACACAATTATGTGTGGTTA
It encodes:
- the LOC133901577 gene encoding protein NOI4-like translates to MAAEKGSPLPKFGEWDVNDPASAEGFTVIFNKARDEKKTGSNSQGQDVPVKGEQQPSGQGVYATKAYNSKKWFCCFKPSAADS